From the genome of Pedobacter sp. MC2016-14, one region includes:
- a CDS encoding helix-turn-helix domain-containing protein — translation MVKNIEEATSKELAALLDTIYVIGGKWKMPIIFAICKGHQHRFRELERSITGITSRMLSLELKEMELNKLVTRTVYPETPVRIEYEITEYCKTLVPMLQSMIDWGMIHRQKIKEN, via the coding sequence ATGGTAAAAAACATTGAGGAAGCTACAAGTAAAGAACTTGCCGCTCTGCTTGATACAATCTACGTCATTGGCGGTAAGTGGAAAATGCCCATCATATTTGCGATATGTAAAGGTCATCAGCATCGTTTCAGGGAGTTAGAACGCAGTATCACCGGGATCACATCACGAATGCTCTCTCTGGAACTCAAAGAAATGGAACTGAATAAACTCGTCACCAGGACTGTTTATCCTGAAACTCCTGTACGTATCGAATATGAGATCACCGAATATTGCAAAACACTGGTACCGATGCTACAGTCAATGATAGATTGGGGAATGATTCATCGACAGAAAATTAAGGAAAATTGA